One segment of Pseudodesulfovibrio sp. 5S69 DNA contains the following:
- a CDS encoding ABC transporter substrate-binding protein — MRTLKYAGWFTALAVAVCLVAGTARAEEKKLTMYVAYGGPEVIAQQFEAATGIKVEFLTMSSGEVLTRLRAEKANPGADVWFGGGSDAFIQAKKEGLTAPFKAPNASRVDKAFKDPDGYWTGVSLVVVGFLANTDRLTGKGLALPMTWAALTSPDYRDEVSASNLNTSGTAYTTVSGVLQMKGEKAGWPFLEKLYANIPFLTKSGSAPGKMALSGEFSVGIAPDPHILAGKNPNAPLAVIYPSDGVLAWPSPVSIIAGAKHPENAKKFVDWCLSPAGQKVLMQASPRVPTTDVEPLPGVPKLSDLNLVAYDILRWGNERERVVAEFNKLFPKYQ; from the coding sequence ATGCGCACACTGAAATACGCGGGCTGGTTCACGGCCCTGGCCGTGGCGGTCTGCCTGGTGGCGGGCACGGCCCGGGCCGAGGAAAAGAAGCTGACCATGTACGTGGCCTACGGCGGCCCCGAGGTCATCGCCCAACAGTTCGAGGCGGCCACCGGCATCAAGGTGGAGTTCCTGACCATGTCGTCGGGCGAGGTGCTCACCCGGCTGCGCGCCGAAAAGGCCAACCCCGGCGCGGACGTCTGGTTCGGCGGCGGGTCCGACGCCTTTATCCAGGCCAAGAAGGAAGGGCTGACCGCACCGTTCAAGGCCCCCAACGCGAGCCGCGTGGACAAGGCCTTCAAGGACCCGGACGGCTACTGGACCGGCGTCTCCCTGGTGGTGGTCGGGTTCCTGGCCAACACCGACCGGCTGACCGGCAAGGGGTTGGCCCTGCCCATGACCTGGGCGGCCCTGACCTCCCCGGACTACCGCGACGAGGTCTCTGCCTCCAACCTGAACACCTCGGGCACGGCCTACACCACGGTCTCGGGCGTGCTCCAGATGAAGGGGGAGAAGGCGGGCTGGCCGTTCCTGGAGAAGCTCTACGCCAACATCCCCTTCCTGACCAAGAGCGGCTCGGCTCCGGGCAAGATGGCCCTGTCCGGCGAGTTCTCCGTGGGCATCGCCCCGGACCCGCACATCCTGGCGGGCAAGAACCCGAACGCGCCGCTGGCCGTGATCTACCCGTCCGACGGCGTCCTGGCCTGGCCCTCGCCGGTGTCGATCATCGCGGGCGCCAAGCACCCGGAGAACGCCAAGAAGTTCGTGGACTGGTGCCTGAGCCCCGCGGGGCAGAAGGTCCTCATGCAGGCCTCGCCTCGGGTACCTACCACGGACGTGGAGCCCTTGCCCGGCGTGCCCAAGCTGTCCGATCTCAACCTGGTGGCCTACGACATCCTGCGCTGGGGCAACGAGCGCGAGCGGGTGGTCGCCGAGTTCAACAAGCTGTTCCCCAAGTATCAATAG
- a CDS encoding putative quinol monooxygenase codes for MAKTYVTAVIVAKEGCEALLEKELRKVVDEVRAESGCLRYDLHRSGRGDAFLFYEIWESPAHLDAHSRAPHMAAMHEATASLTACPTEVTLWEAVDAAG; via the coding sequence ATGGCAAAGACCTATGTGACGGCGGTGATCGTGGCCAAGGAGGGCTGCGAGGCCCTTCTGGAAAAGGAACTGCGCAAGGTGGTGGACGAGGTCCGCGCCGAATCCGGCTGCCTGCGCTACGACCTGCACCGCTCGGGCCGCGGTGACGCGTTCCTCTTCTATGAGATATGGGAGAGCCCGGCCCATCTGGATGCCCACAGCCGCGCCCCGCACATGGCGGCCATGCACGAGGCCACGGCAAGCCTGACGGCCTGCCCCACCGAGGTCACTCTCTGGGAGGCGGTCGACGCGGCCGGATAG